Within Bdellovibrionales bacterium, the genomic segment TCTCACCATCGGCACCAGATGGAGGTTCTTCAACACCTAAAAAAGGGCCTCCACAAAGGACTCAGTCTTGGCATGGAGTTGTTTGACTATACAAAACAGGACATCGTGAATAATTTCCTGAGTGGAAAAATCCAAGACAGTGAGTTTTTGCCTTCTGTCGAATGGGGAAAAACTCCCTGGAGCTACTATCGCCCCTTGGTTCTTTTTCCCCCTGCTGCGGGAGGCACAACCTGGGCCTTGAATGCTCCGAAAGGCGTCACCTCAAAGGTGAAGAAAACGGGAGTGGAAAGCTTAACTGCTGACGAGATCAAACTTCTTCCCCCGAATTGGTCTCTTGGAAATAAAGGCTATCTGGAGCGATTTCGAGAAATTATAGTTGGCGGTGGACACAGCGTTCCGCAAGAGTCTATTGCCAGATATTTCGAGGCCCAGAGCATCTGGGATGAGACGATGGCCTGGCGAGCTGTGAGTTACATGGAAAAATTCCCTCAGCAAATTTTGGTCATCCTTGTGGGTGATTTTCACGCGGCCTACGGAGGAGGCCTACCTGACAAAATCCGAAATCGCGGATGGACCAAAATCCTCGTCATTTCACAAGTTGCAATCAGCGAAATGGAGGAATCCGAAATCGAACAAACCATGAGGCCTCACGCAAAGTATGGCCCAAGAGCAGAGTTTATTTGGATCGGAAGCAATTAATTAAGATCTTCTTTATGGCTTGAAAAATGCACGTATTGATTCCTATGTTTTCTTTATCATATCCGAAATGGCAGGAGCTCGCGTGCCCTTAACAGATTCTTCAAATAATATAGGCGCAGGAACGTCCTGCGAAAAAATTCAAGACCTGTATCATTACCTTCAATACATCCCAAGCATGGTTTTCGTCACCGACCTCGATGCCAATATAACCTTTATTAACAAAACCATCCCTCCCTACAAACCCGAGGAGGTGGTTGGAACCAACGTGTTCGACTATGCAAGGCCTGATGACGTAATGTTGATTAAGGAGGCGTTTCAGAGAGCTATCCATACTGGTCAAATTACGACCTACGAATCAGGAACCTCTGCTGGCTTGCCGTTTACTTGGTTTGCAGCTCAAGTAAAACCTCTATTTGGAAATGGTCGAGTCTCTCACCTACTCGTTTTATTGACTGAGATCACTGATCGCCGAAAGGCCGAATTGGCTTTACAAGAAAGTCAATCAAGGTACGAAGAGATAGCCTCCAACATACCCGGCATGGTTTATCAGTTTTTTCGTTCCAAGAAAGGAAGATATCGCCTGGTTTTTGCTAGTGCGCGCGTCTGGGACATCTTTCAAGTCACAAGAGCTGATGCATTAAGAAATATCTCAAAGATTTTTCGACGGATTCACCAAGATGATCTCAAAGATTTTTTTCAAAGCATTGAGACCTCATACCAACAAGTGTCTAGTTGGAAAGCTGAATTCAGGATCATCTTGCCTAATAATAATATTCGTTGGCTTCGTGGCTCATCAAGTCCACGCAAGTCGGCCGGCGGTCATACTTTATGGAATGGAGTCCTGATCGACATCACAACAGAAAAAAATAATGAAGAAAAAAGGCTGCTTTTGGAAAAGCAGCTACAGCAAAACCAAAAAATGGAGGCCTTGGGTACCCTGGCTCGTGGCATTGCTCATGATTTCAACAATTTTCTTCAAATCATTTCTATGTCTATTGAATTGGCTGAACAAGATAAAACCTTGGGTGAAAAATCCAAAGTCTATTTGGGAAAGGCACTTTCTGCCTGCGTGCGAGGACGCCAACTCATTCATCAAATCCTATCGTACAGCCGCAATGAAGAAATTGAAAAAACATCTTTTGATCTCAGTGCAATCACTTGTGATTTTGTCAGCATGATTCGCTCCAGTATTCCCTCCCATATTGTGTTTGATTCTTCCATTGAACCTTTCCTCACTGTCCACGGAAGTATCTCTCAAATTCAACAAGTTCTACTCAATTTAATGACAAATTCTCTGTATGCCCTGAAAGGAGGAGAAGGGCATTTAAGAATCAATTTAAGTCAAATTCAAATAGGCTCCGAGGATTCAAAGGATCTCAGGCTTCCTTCCGGACATTATGCCGAACTCCTTGTTGTTGATAACGGGCTCGGAATAAATCCAAACGAAGTAGAACGTATCTTTGACCCATTTTTTACGACCAAGCCAGAGGAAGAGGGATCTGGTCTCGGGCTTTTTGTCACCCTTGGCATCGTGAAATCTCATGGGGGGGACATTTATGTTAAAAGCCTTCCATACAAAGAAACTTGCTTCCGAGTCCTTTTACCGCTGCAGCCGACAGATATGCCTAATAGGGATTTCAATTTATCACAATTGAACCGCCAGAGCGCTGACACAGCGGACGACTCAAAGGCCAGGCTCCTGAAGGAAAACCTCGTCCTTCTGGTGGACGATGACAAAGACCTGCTTGACCTCCAGACAGTGGCACTCAAAGAAATGGGATATCAAGTGATGTCGTGTTTTACTGGAAATCAGGCCCTGGAGATTCTCAGACATAAACTCAGCCAAGTTAAATTGGTAATAACTGACTACTCTCTCAACGGAATGAGTGGAATCGAACTTCTCAAAGAAATTCAAAATTTATGTCCTGAAGTGCCAACAATTCTTACGTCTGGGCACAGTGCAGAGGAGCTAAAAAGCCAAGCCCGTTCCATCGGAATTCAGCTCCATTGTACTCTGCCAAAGCCATATACATCTAAAGAACTAAGGACCTCTATTTCCAGGTCTTTTAAGGTTTAATCAGGTGTCATATTTTTGATCACACAGATTATTTTTATCCAAACTGAGGGCGCCAGCTAAAAGGAATCGATGATCGGTTGGCCCGACCTTGGCATTTGTATCTAGTAAGGCTCCCTTCTCAAAGTGAGCCAGTTTGGAGAATTTCCTTGCTATGACTACTTATGAAAAAATTCACAAACATACCGTATCGACTTTGCTTCTCCTCCTGCTCATCTTATTGGTACATTTTACCTCTTGTTCCAATGTTCGTATTTTGCCGGTGAAACCCGTTACTGTCTATTCAACTAAAAACCAGCTCTGCCTGAAGCCACCTGAAATCCGTGATCGACTCAACAAGGTCCTGTTCGTTGTTGATAAGTCAGGATCAAATCAAGACGGAGACGGCGTCTCTGGAAACGACCCTGAAGACAAACGAAGGGCAGATAACATTCAAGCTTTTTTAGACAAGCATCGCACAGAGCCTTTCTACCGATGGGGCTACATTGCTTTCGGCGTCGAAGTTCACAAGGCGCACGCCTACATCAACGATGGAAGTGATTACAGTCCTATTTTTGGCAACGCCAATGACATGCAAGCTGCTATTGACAGACACCGCGCAACTCCCGATGAAGGCTGCACCCCCTATTTGGCCGGACTCGATCTGGCTCGACTTGCGATCGAAAAAGACCTTGCGGCCCATCCCGACGAAGATTCCGTCTACAATGTATTTTTTATGTCCGATGGAAAGCCAAACGATGCCTCTGGCCCCGCCGGAGATACTTGCGGGAATCTTTCCACTATTCAAGATGTCCCAACAGATCCTTACATTTCGGCAGTAAAAACTCTGGTTCGTACAGCCCCTGACCGCGTCTTTTTTAGCACAGCCTATTATACACTTCCTGAAAATGATCGAGCTCGGGTCTCTGCTAAGGGGCTTGAATACATGGCCAAAGCAGGCGGCGGAAAATTTGTCGACCTCGAGAACAATGATCAACTCGATTTTGAAGAACTGCTATTAGGCCCAAGACCCGAATCTTGGATTATGAAACGAATGGTCATCTATAATTTTAATGCGGCCAATTGCAATGATGGATCCAGAGGTGCCGATAGCGATGCAGATGGAATTTGTGATGGAGATGAAATTTACTACAACGATCTCTTTGCCAAGAACTTAACAGACGGAAAAAAGTTTGATCCCGTCAATCGAAACTCTATTGATCCCAATTATAGCGACCTATTTTCTTTGAAATTCAAAGTGATGCCGACCGCGGAAGGACTTAAAAGTTGCACCGATTTGGAGGTCGACAAGGATTACGATCTTTTGAATTCCTGTGAAGAAAAAATGCTCTCCGATAGTCAGTCAAACGGCCCCACAAATGAGTGGAGCGAAGCCCTGAGAACTCTAGGTGGCGGCAGCGCCGATGCGAGAAATCCCGACAGTGATGGAGATGGATTTTTAGATTCAATCGAATTTTTCACTTTTGGGATCAAATCGGCGGCTGTTAATTACACAAATATTTTTAATCGATACGATGGTGGGATTACAGGAGAAACGATCCTCGCAGAGCAACGCCATCCAAAATCTCCAGAAAGCTTTGGACCTGAAAATACGGATTTAAAGGTGACATTTTCTGGATTTAATGCGGAAGGTGAAAATTGCTACAATATCGATTTAAAAAGCATAGCTGTCTTTGACACAAAAGCGGTTCCCCTGGAAAATAGCAGCAACCTGCGCAAGTTAGCGCATGAAAAATCAGAAAACGTCATCCTCATGTATTACATTATGACTCAAGAACGAAATCCCAATGGCAAGGGCTATCTTTACTACAAATACCAAACTGTCACTTACCCTCAAGGATTTTCTCATACTTTGAGTTTTGATAATTTCATCGATTATAAAATTCCAGAGAATTACTAAGAGGAGCAACTGCGTCGTCACTCATACCAATCAACTCCCGTTAGCTAAAAGAAGTCTTAAAATTTCAAGGTCTTTAAAGTTGTGAGCATCTGCGATTTTTACATCTCGTGAGTAAGACTCAGGCAAAACAGGTTCGAGCAATGCTCCTGGGTTTAGATATTCATACAAATCCGAATAACTCTTTACTTCGGCCACGCCGACCCTCCTCATCAAATGCCATGGCCGGAGTTCCCGAGTCGACTCAATGCCCATGGACGCTAGAATCTCGGCAACACTTTGAACCGTGTGATCATGAAAGGCATGAACTCTCTTCCTTTTGCTCGGAACCCATAGGCCTGCTACGAGTGAAGGATCTTGAGTGGCCACCCCAGTTGGACAACTATTGTTATTGCATCGCAATGCCTGAATACAACCGAGGGCCAACATAAAAGCCCGCGCAGAATTAACAACATCGGCTCCCAAAGCAAGCCTTTTGATAACATCAAAGCCAGAAGTGACTTTTCCAGAAGCGATCACCTTTATTCGGTTCCGAAGATTGTAGCCAACTAGACAATTGTGAACGAAAATCAATCCTTCCGTCAGAGGTGTGCCGACATTATTTGAAAACTCTAAGGGCGCAGCTCCTGTTCCTCCCTCTCCTCCATCGACAGTGATAAAGTCAGGCGTGATACCAGTCTCTATCATGGCCTTACAGAGCGCTAAAAACTCATGTCTTTTCCCGAGACAAAGTTTGAAACCAACTGGCTTTCCTTCGGAGAGATCGCGCAACTGACTAACAAACTGAAGCAACTCAATGGGCGTTCTGAAGGCAGTATGGCCAGGAGGTGACATCACGTCTTGACCCATGGGTACGCCTCGAATTTCTGAAATTTCCTGTGTCACCTTGGCTGCGGGAAGTATACCCCCGTGACCGGGCTTTGCCCCTTGAGAGAGCTTGATCTCAATCATTTTTACCTGAGGGTGACGAGCCTTCTCCTTAAAAAGCTGAGGGTCAAATTTTCCGTCTGGGCTGCGACAACCGAAATAGCCAGTTCCAATCTGCCAGGTTATGTCCCCTCCGTTTTGGAGATGATAGGGACTCAGCCCTCCTTCACCCGTATTGTGAGCAAAATTACCATCCTTTGCTCCCCCATTGAGGGCCAAAACGGCGTTTTTACTTAAGGCTCCGTAACTCATCGCGGATATATTTATGATGCTGGAACTGTAAACTTGCTTACAATCAGGGCCACCGATGCTCACGCGCAAGCTCTTCGAATCAACATGAGATGGAATCAACGAATGATTGAGCCACTCATACCCCAATTGATAAACATCCTTTTGAGTCCCAAAAGGAAGAGTGTCCAGCATTCCTTTAGCTCGTTGATAAACCAGGCTGCGCTGTTCCCTACTGAACGGCACTCCGTCCGTATTCGACTCAACGAAGTACTGATTAATCTCAGGCCTGATTGCTTCAAACAGATATCTAAAGTTTCCGATGAGTGGAAAATTTCTGCGCACCGTATGAGACTTTTGCAACAAATCGTGATAACCAATGACTAACAGAGGGCCCACCACGACAAAGCACCAAAGTGCAGCCGAATTGATAATTGAAAAGGCCAAGATAAGGGCAGAAACAATAACAGATCCAATGACAAAAATTTTGCGCATGACGGATTCCTCCAATCTGATTAGTATCAATCATGGGATTAGGCGTGACAAGGTCCAGCCAATGACAGGTCTTTGGGGTGGATCTGGGCCAGTCGCACTCTTAATGCACAGATCATTGTCTAAAAAACCGTCCAGACGAATTAATTCTCCGAATTGTGAGGACGGCACATTCTCACCACATTCGAAGTGCTATGAATCCCTCCGCGCAAGTAATGAACGTAACTGCCGTCGATCGAATGAACATCCAGACCCAATGATTTTATTTTTTCCAAAACATAATCGTCGAAGGGAGGGTAGACCTGCTTCGCCAAAACAACCAAGTTTCCTAACGAAATGAGATTAATTGGGTTCGGATTAACGTTCATCGCATAATCTTCCTTCGTGCCGTATTGACCCTTGATTTTTTCTGGACCATAGAGAACCGGCATAGGAATGCTCTTTACGGATGAGCAGTTCGTACGCTTTTCAATGGATTCAATAATCTGAGCAAGACTTTCGTTGATAGACTTTGAGTAGGCGCTATTGGCCTTTAAAAGTTCCTCGCACTTTTGGCGAATTTTAGAACTTAAATTCTTGTAGGCCTCGTCTTTCAAAAGACCATAACACTCGCTAAAATCAACTCGCTCAATAACAGGAATGGATTCCTCCCCTTCGGGAATGGGCGGACTCAGACGGCTCCTCTTAGTTTCCAATCCATTTTCACGCAAAATCTTTAAGGCCAATTCAGGGGAAGAGTAGAGAATAGAAAATCCGCAATTCTCTTGGCCATTCTGACGGTCCGGCAAAATTGTGAACATCTCATCTATTTGACCTGGCTCTCCCCAACTTGTATTGACCCTCAATATATCCTGAGAAAGATTGACCTCGAGGAGATCTTGGGCCGAAGAACTTAAGTGGTCCCCAACAACCAAAAAATTACCTGGAAATGCTTCGATATTTCCACCAAAATCACTTTGGCCCCTGAGTTTTTTTTGATCAATCACATTTTCTGGGTGAACCAATCCCATCTGACAACTCAAAGCAAGAGACGCTGGAATGGACTCACTCTCCAATCCCTGAGAAGGGAGATCCACAATGGTTCCCCGACCAGACACTGTTGATATTCCGACTTCAAAATAATCTTGTGTCCAAAGTGAATCATCTGAAGGCATCGAAAGGAAAACGGACAAAACAGGAATACGGTGGTTCTAGATATTTTTTGAAGAGACGGTAGGCCTCATCATTGTCATGCCTCGGCACAGTGATTACAACCTGAGGCCGATGAGGATCTTCGACCAATTTATCCAAGAGATCTCTCAAAAATTGAATATGGGAAGGTTG encodes:
- a CDS encoding ChaN family lipoprotein — encoded protein: MQCYRKERTITKNSFHHRQVLRLFRSSVLRVFCIALFFLGTQGFSLAAAYVDNQIYDGSSLELKSLEEALSQVGPGSIIIVSELHDNPSHHRHQMEVLQHLKKGLHKGLSLGMELFDYTKQDIVNNFLSGKIQDSEFLPSVEWGKTPWSYYRPLVLFPPAAGGTTWALNAPKGVTSKVKKTGVESLTADEIKLLPPNWSLGNKGYLERFREIIVGGGHSVPQESIARYFEAQSIWDETMAWRAVSYMEKFPQQILVILVGDFHAAYGGGLPDKIRNRGWTKILVISQVAISEMEESEIEQTMRPHAKYGPRAEFIWIGSN
- a CDS encoding response regulator produces the protein MKNARIDSYVFFIISEMAGARVPLTDSSNNIGAGTSCEKIQDLYHYLQYIPSMVFVTDLDANITFINKTIPPYKPEEVVGTNVFDYARPDDVMLIKEAFQRAIHTGQITTYESGTSAGLPFTWFAAQVKPLFGNGRVSHLLVLLTEITDRRKAELALQESQSRYEEIASNIPGMVYQFFRSKKGRYRLVFASARVWDIFQVTRADALRNISKIFRRIHQDDLKDFFQSIETSYQQVSSWKAEFRIILPNNNIRWLRGSSSPRKSAGGHTLWNGVLIDITTEKNNEEKRLLLEKQLQQNQKMEALGTLARGIAHDFNNFLQIISMSIELAEQDKTLGEKSKVYLGKALSACVRGRQLIHQILSYSRNEEIEKTSFDLSAITCDFVSMIRSSIPSHIVFDSSIEPFLTVHGSISQIQQVLLNLMTNSLYALKGGEGHLRINLSQIQIGSEDSKDLRLPSGHYAELLVVDNGLGINPNEVERIFDPFFTTKPEEEGSGLGLFVTLGIVKSHGGDIYVKSLPYKETCFRVLLPLQPTDMPNRDFNLSQLNRQSADTADDSKARLLKENLVLLVDDDKDLLDLQTVALKEMGYQVMSCFTGNQALEILRHKLSQVKLVITDYSLNGMSGIELLKEIQNLCPEVPTILTSGHSAEELKSQARSIGIQLHCTLPKPYTSKELRTSISRSFKV
- a CDS encoding VWA domain-containing protein, with the translated sequence MTTYEKIHKHTVSTLLLLLLILLVHFTSCSNVRILPVKPVTVYSTKNQLCLKPPEIRDRLNKVLFVVDKSGSNQDGDGVSGNDPEDKRRADNIQAFLDKHRTEPFYRWGYIAFGVEVHKAHAYINDGSDYSPIFGNANDMQAAIDRHRATPDEGCTPYLAGLDLARLAIEKDLAAHPDEDSVYNVFFMSDGKPNDASGPAGDTCGNLSTIQDVPTDPYISAVKTLVRTAPDRVFFSTAYYTLPENDRARVSAKGLEYMAKAGGGKFVDLENNDQLDFEELLLGPRPESWIMKRMVIYNFNAANCNDGSRGADSDADGICDGDEIYYNDLFAKNLTDGKKFDPVNRNSIDPNYSDLFSLKFKVMPTAEGLKSCTDLEVDKDYDLLNSCEEKMLSDSQSNGPTNEWSEALRTLGGGSADARNPDSDGDGFLDSIEFFTFGIKSAAVNYTNIFNRYDGGITGETILAEQRHPKSPESFGPENTDLKVTFSGFNAEGENCYNIDLKSIAVFDTKAVPLENSSNLRKLAHEKSENVILMYYIMTQERNPNGKGYLYYKYQTVTYPQGFSHTLSFDNFIDYKIPENY
- a CDS encoding FMN-binding glutamate synthase family protein, with product MRKIFVIGSVIVSALILAFSIINSAALWCFVVVGPLLVIGYHDLLQKSHTVRRNFPLIGNFRYLFEAIRPEINQYFVESNTDGVPFSREQRSLVYQRAKGMLDTLPFGTQKDVYQLGYEWLNHSLIPSHVDSKSLRVSIGGPDCKQVYSSSIINISAMSYGALSKNAVLALNGGAKDGNFAHNTGEGGLSPYHLQNGGDITWQIGTGYFGCRSPDGKFDPQLFKEKARHPQVKMIEIKLSQGAKPGHGGILPAAKVTQEISEIRGVPMGQDVMSPPGHTAFRTPIELLQFVSQLRDLSEGKPVGFKLCLGKRHEFLALCKAMIETGITPDFITVDGGEGGTGAAPLEFSNNVGTPLTEGLIFVHNCLVGYNLRNRIKVIASGKVTSGFDVIKRLALGADVVNSARAFMLALGCIQALRCNNNSCPTGVATQDPSLVAGLWVPSKRKRVHAFHDHTVQSVAEILASMGIESTRELRPWHLMRRVGVAEVKSYSDLYEYLNPGALLEPVLPESYSRDVKIADAHNFKDLEILRLLLANGS